A DNA window from Dehalococcoidia bacterium contains the following coding sequences:
- a CDS encoding VCBS repeat-containing protein, which yields MTTSLRPIAALAVVALFTLTFACSSDETPEATDDSSSATVPAFESVAPSVLGSLFQVSNYRPGVAIFDYDRDGDFDFYLTQQAGRPNRLFRNDGEMTFIDVADEAGVAAKDQGSSGVVACDLNNDGYQDLYVGGRGVEGDGLDFRSAETGDEELRAAHADKLLMNLGDGTFEDISEIAFGGSPNIRSAATVTCADVDLDGWLDIFVANLVDEDFFFLGGPNHPGHFNVMLRNRGDGTFEDVSESAGVRGDQVWMRDQSGAPVTFTDESGVSYEGYDPSHVDREGNRVADPTGPSHGAVFFDYNDDRLPDLWVATDGDHLELYRNRSTQGSISFEPVAQQMGFPKVGNWMGFAVGDYNADGQLDVFASNVGYHLRLGPPQPSPGPDCKYNEQFAWGSCLNALFRLNEKGAFEDVAPEINVEPSALMPPKSLDPENIDPAWPVPTGLSAYDFGYGATFFDMDNDGYEDLYWLGSELAAGGGPGGSVYP from the coding sequence ATGACGACCAGCCTGCGACCCATCGCAGCCCTCGCGGTTGTGGCATTGTTCACGCTCACCTTCGCGTGCTCTTCGGACGAAACACCGGAGGCCACAGACGACTCCTCCAGTGCCACAGTGCCTGCATTCGAGAGCGTCGCCCCCTCAGTTCTGGGCTCGCTATTCCAAGTGTCTAATTACAGGCCGGGAGTCGCGATTTTCGACTACGACCGCGACGGCGACTTCGACTTCTACCTGACGCAGCAGGCCGGTCGCCCCAACCGCCTGTTCCGCAACGACGGCGAGATGACGTTCATCGATGTCGCGGACGAGGCAGGTGTAGCTGCCAAAGATCAGGGTTCGAGCGGTGTGGTCGCCTGCGACCTCAACAACGACGGCTACCAGGACCTCTACGTTGGCGGTCGCGGCGTCGAGGGCGACGGCCTCGACTTTCGTTCGGCGGAGACTGGCGACGAGGAGCTGCGGGCGGCACACGCCGATAAGCTCCTGATGAATCTCGGAGACGGCACATTCGAGGACATCTCCGAGATTGCGTTTGGCGGATCTCCAAACATTCGCTCGGCCGCGACAGTGACGTGCGCCGACGTCGATCTCGACGGATGGCTCGACATCTTCGTTGCCAACCTCGTCGACGAGGACTTCTTCTTTCTGGGAGGACCCAACCATCCGGGCCACTTCAACGTGATGCTGCGCAACAGGGGCGACGGAACTTTCGAGGACGTTTCAGAGTCCGCTGGAGTTCGCGGAGACCAGGTCTGGATGCGCGACCAGTCTGGCGCTCCCGTGACCTTCACCGACGAGTCAGGGGTCAGCTACGAGGGGTATGACCCGTCACACGTGGACCGGGAAGGCAACCGCGTCGCCGACCCCACCGGCCCCTCGCACGGCGCCGTCTTCTTCGACTACAACGACGACCGGCTGCCGGACCTCTGGGTTGCAACAGATGGCGATCACCTGGAGCTCTACCGGAACCGGTCGACTCAGGGTTCAATCAGCTTTGAACCAGTTGCACAGCAGATGGGCTTTCCCAAGGTCGGCAACTGGATGGGGTTTGCGGTCGGCGACTACAACGCCGACGGACAGCTCGACGTGTTCGCCTCAAACGTCGGCTATCACCTTCGGCTCGGCCCGCCCCAGCCTAGTCCGGGTCCGGACTGCAAGTACAATGAGCAGTTCGCGTGGGGATCGTGCCTGAACGCCTTGTTCAGGCTGAATGAGAAAGGCGCCTTCGAGGACGTCGCTCCTGAGATCAACGTGGAACCGAGCGCTCTCATGCCTCCCAAGTCACTCGACCCCGAGAACATCGATCCGGCGTGGCCTGTCCCAACGGGGCTATCTGCGTACGACTTCGGCTACGGTGCGACGTTCTTCGACATGGACAACGACGGCTACGAAGACCTCTACTGGCTCGGCTCGGAGCTTGCAGCAGGAGGCGGCCCGGGAGGCAGCGTGTACCC
- a CDS encoding MFS transporter, translated as MATDKESGARVRFGLVSWSDILWLTAISSTLLLTLLPFSSYIVSVPFVRDEWSMNNTEAAVVFSAYLVGSALSAVFLLPVTDRVPARKVLLASIVVMAVANVLFPLLARDIWTASLLRCAAGAGHVGAYIPGVRLVSLRFAGSMRGTAVGTFVSIGFVGTTGSYAFTGLLLDLTDSWRTAYLITSLVGLVGVAIALWVVRDRRSDEDMTNSPRSWGPDLRILKGGSILLLNLAYALHTAELYLARLWLPLLLVAALMESGREPGEAAVIAATWAGLMFMSGSVGVFLGGMLSDRLGRTAGAGVIFAVSGAVSFVVGWLLGAPLIVLIALGFVYGFATAADSAIYSTAATELAPANRIGSTQGVQNFIGFTVGAIAPILAGGILDIVEGAAGWGLAFGFNGLLAVAGLVSLWMLRRHPDASEMAEGRR; from the coding sequence ATGGCAACTGACAAAGAGTCCGGGGCAAGGGTCCGATTTGGGCTGGTGAGCTGGTCGGACATTCTGTGGCTGACTGCGATCAGCTCCACGCTGCTCCTGACGCTTCTTCCGTTCTCCAGCTACATCGTCTCTGTGCCGTTCGTGCGGGACGAATGGTCGATGAACAATACGGAGGCGGCTGTCGTCTTCAGCGCGTACCTCGTGGGCAGCGCGCTGTCCGCTGTCTTCCTGCTTCCAGTCACCGACCGGGTTCCGGCCAGGAAGGTGCTGCTTGCCAGCATCGTGGTCATGGCCGTCGCCAACGTGCTGTTCCCGTTGCTTGCCCGCGACATCTGGACGGCATCACTGCTCAGATGTGCGGCAGGCGCGGGACACGTTGGCGCGTACATTCCAGGAGTCAGGCTGGTTTCGCTGAGATTCGCAGGCAGTATGCGCGGGACGGCGGTGGGTACGTTCGTCAGCATCGGCTTTGTGGGTACGACGGGTTCCTACGCCTTTACAGGTCTGCTGCTAGACCTGACCGATTCGTGGCGGACTGCGTATCTTATCACCTCGCTGGTGGGACTGGTCGGGGTCGCAATAGCCCTGTGGGTGGTGCGCGACAGGCGCTCAGACGAGGACATGACTAACTCGCCGAGATCATGGGGGCCTGACCTGAGAATTCTCAAGGGCGGGTCGATTCTTCTGCTGAACCTCGCCTACGCGCTCCACACGGCAGAGCTATATCTCGCAAGGCTGTGGCTCCCTCTGCTACTGGTGGCCGCGCTCATGGAGAGTGGTCGCGAGCCGGGTGAGGCGGCAGTCATAGCTGCGACCTGGGCGGGCCTCATGTTCATGAGTGGCAGCGTGGGTGTATTCCTCGGCGGAATGCTCTCCGACCGGCTCGGGCGCACAGCTGGCGCAGGGGTCATATTCGCCGTCAGTGGGGCAGTGTCGTTCGTTGTAGGATGGCTGCTGGGGGCACCGCTGATCGTGCTGATAGCGCTGGGATTCGTGTACGGTTTTGCCACGGCAGCCGACTCGGCGATCTACTCCACGGCTGCGACTGAGCTCGCACCGGCGAACCGGATTGGGTCGACGCAGGGAGTCCAGAACTTCATCGGGTTCACAGTCGGGGCAATCGCGCCAATACTGGCCGGGGGAATACTCGATATCGTCGAGGGTGCAGCAGGCTGGGGACTGGCGTTCGGGTTCAACGGACTGCTCGCAGTAGCCGGACTCGTGTCACTATGGATGCTGCGCCGCCACCCGGATGCATCAGAGATGGCAGAAGGCCGCCGCTAA
- a CDS encoding ASPIC/UnbV domain-containing protein, translated as QDPVAFKLSAKYHENGKGVAHGDLNGDGYVDLIGTNSSGLDFGGDGQQYNWVPGPLFMWVNQPGDNNWITLRLQGRMAIDGTGSNADGIGARVHLTASVSDGDSPLTQVREVKAGSSYISMDTVELEFGLGNATTVDEIVITWPSGRTQVLTDVAVNQVLSVSEPEQ; from the coding sequence CAGGACCCGGTCGCATTCAAGCTGTCCGCCAAGTACCACGAGAACGGCAAGGGCGTCGCGCACGGCGACCTCAACGGCGACGGCTACGTCGACCTCATCGGCACTAACAGCAGCGGCCTCGACTTCGGAGGTGACGGCCAGCAGTATAACTGGGTGCCCGGACCTCTGTTCATGTGGGTCAACCAGCCGGGCGACAACAACTGGATCACCCTCAGGCTCCAGGGCCGAATGGCGATCGACGGCACCGGAAGCAACGCCGACGGCATCGGGGCAAGGGTCCACCTCACGGCCTCGGTCTCTGACGGCGACAGCCCGCTGACCCAGGTACGTGAGGTCAAAGCCGGTTCCAGCTACATCTCGATGGACACCGTTGAATTGGAGTTCGGCCTGGGGAACGCAACTACCGTCGACGAGATTGTGATCACGTGGCCCAGCGGACGCACTCAGGTGTTAACGGATGTTGCCGTCAACCAGGTACTGTCGGTTTCTGAACCTGAGCAGTAG